One stretch of Prionailurus viverrinus isolate Anna chromosome C1, UM_Priviv_1.0, whole genome shotgun sequence DNA includes these proteins:
- the SMIM12 gene encoding small integral membrane protein 12 → MWPVLWTVVRTYAPYVTFPVAFVVGAVGYHLEWFIRGKDPQPAEEEKSISERREDRKLDELLGKDHTQVVSLKDKLEFAPKAVLNRNRPEKN, encoded by the coding sequence ATGTGGCCTGTGCTCTGGACCGTGGTGCGTACCTATGCTCCCTATGTCACATTTCCTGTGGCCTTTGTGGTCGGGGCCGTGGGTTACCACCTGGAATGGTTCATCCGGGGAAAGGATCCCCAGCCCGCGGAGGAGGAGAAGAGCATCTCTGAGCGCCGGGAGGACCGCAAGCTGGATGAACTGCTAGGCAAGGACCACACCCAGGTGGTGAGCCTTAAGGACAAGCTGGAATTTGCCCCTAAAGCTGTCCTGAACAGAAACCGCCCGGAGAAGAACTAA